One window from the genome of Deinococcus fonticola encodes:
- a CDS encoding histidine phosphatase family protein, with protein sequence MSGGPVADHRDSANGTLHLTLVRHGTTAWNEGGRWQGLTDNPLGPQGEAQALALRERLAGQTFDAVWSSDLQRAVQTAELALPGQPLRLDPRLREYHFGDFEGFTVPQMQGHAGFVHWQADPWLHPAPGGESLRGVARRMRAWADKLPDGRVIAFSHSVAIRTLLVDLFATPLETQENYPIPYRERLKNGQLVTLHREKGEWTREAMGDS encoded by the coding sequence ATGAGTGGTGGCCCTGTAGCTGACCACAGGGATAGTGCTAACGGGACGCTGCACCTGACCCTGGTGCGCCACGGCACCACCGCCTGGAACGAGGGTGGACGCTGGCAGGGCCTCACCGACAATCCGCTGGGGCCGCAGGGCGAAGCGCAGGCGCTGGCGCTGCGGGAAAGGCTGGCCGGGCAGACCTTTGACGCGGTGTGGAGCAGCGACCTGCAACGGGCCGTGCAAACCGCCGAGCTGGCCCTGCCCGGCCAGCCCCTGCGCCTCGACCCGAGGCTACGCGAGTACCACTTCGGGGACTTCGAGGGCTTCACCGTGCCGCAGATGCAGGGGCACGCGGGCTTCGTGCACTGGCAGGCCGACCCCTGGCTGCACCCGGCTCCCGGAGGCGAAAGCCTGCGCGGCGTAGCCCGCAGGATGCGCGCCTGGGCCGACAAACTCCCAGATGGGCGCGTCATCGCCTTCAGTCACTCGGTGGCCATTCGCACCCTGCTGGTCGACCTGTTCGCCACGCCGCTGGAAACGCAGGAAAATTACCCCATACCGTACCGGGAACGCCTGAAGAACGGGCAACTGGTGACCCTGCACCGCGAAAAGGGCGAGTGGACGCGAGAAGCCATGGGGGATTCGTAG
- a CDS encoding M14 family zinc carboxypeptidase, translating into MKPEAGGLAADLKGWSWRGPTDQARVQALLSAQGVTDPRQLEVWVSLGRRGRAALQTALQERFPDSVVHVMSCHKPLVCALRPRLEAWQAQPPRHLHLHYPVLTDAHPERFLLEAYPLAGWAAQLGSRFTAEPRLDTLPEDVLPEYLLEVDGEVLRVSVPLRQARAVTGEAIQRMTGRIRVDGTLTLDFPTAFEALWDAYHAWLEAQVWPDTAPFFDVLRVTARLPAEREELAYDHEALDLTEVLAEELYFGTQEFFQRRAGVETGSRTLQMGQIIPLVQLSTQEVELEVHSGSAAVPAPEQATVRLPDLQRLDRPPTPAEAQHWLGTFPGGTVAARSVQGRPVWSFGAGRGGLLVTGGQHANESTGVVAALRAVRELAVQERAVSPDAVPLTVIPLENPDGYALFDWLCREQHPAHMHHAARYTALGDDLEYRPHPHHERAGRAAALAGEPRLHVNLHGYPAHEWARPLAGYVPRGFEAWTLPKGFCLIFRHRPGEEARAGALASFITGELARQPDLMALNARQLAVYEAHTSLRPYRVIHSTPCLFTAHDTLDGPLVLLTEYPDETVTGPAFLLGQRAQFAVIQAALAWLERSSG; encoded by the coding sequence GTGAAGCCTGAGGCAGGTGGGCTGGCCGCAGACCTGAAGGGCTGGTCGTGGCGCGGGCCGACCGACCAGGCCCGCGTTCAGGCCCTGCTGAGCGCCCAGGGGGTGACAGACCCGCGCCAGCTCGAGGTATGGGTGTCGCTGGGTCGCCGGGGCCGCGCGGCGCTGCAAACCGCGTTGCAGGAGCGTTTTCCCGACAGCGTGGTGCACGTCATGAGCTGTCACAAGCCGCTGGTGTGCGCCCTGCGGCCGCGTCTGGAGGCGTGGCAGGCTCAGCCGCCGCGGCACCTGCACCTGCATTACCCGGTGCTGACCGACGCGCACCCGGAACGCTTCCTGCTGGAAGCCTACCCGCTGGCCGGCTGGGCCGCGCAACTCGGCAGCCGTTTCACAGCCGAACCCAGGCTGGATACGCTGCCCGAGGACGTGCTGCCCGAGTACCTGCTAGAGGTGGACGGGGAGGTGCTGCGGGTGTCGGTGCCGCTGCGGCAGGCCCGGGCTGTGACGGGCGAAGCCATTCAGCGCATGACCGGCAGAATCCGGGTGGACGGCACGCTGACCCTGGACTTTCCCACTGCTTTCGAGGCCCTGTGGGACGCTTACCACGCCTGGCTGGAGGCGCAGGTGTGGCCGGACACCGCCCCGTTTTTCGACGTGCTGCGCGTCACTGCCCGTCTGCCGGCCGAGCGCGAGGAACTGGCCTACGATCACGAGGCCCTCGACCTGACTGAAGTCCTGGCCGAGGAGCTGTACTTCGGCACCCAGGAGTTTTTTCAGCGGCGGGCAGGCGTAGAGACTGGGTCGCGCACGTTGCAGATGGGCCAGATTATCCCGCTGGTGCAGCTCAGCACGCAGGAAGTCGAGTTGGAAGTTCATTCAGGTTCGGCAGCCGTGCCTGCTCCGGAGCAGGCAACAGTGCGGCTGCCCGACCTTCAGCGGTTGGATCGCCCACCGACGCCGGCGGAAGCGCAGCACTGGCTGGGTACCTTCCCAGGAGGAACTGTAGCCGCCCGCAGTGTCCAGGGGCGTCCGGTATGGTCATTTGGCGCGGGGCGGGGTGGGCTGCTGGTCACGGGCGGGCAGCACGCCAACGAGAGCACGGGGGTGGTGGCGGCGTTGCGGGCCGTACGGGAGCTGGCCGTACAGGAACGGGCGGTGTCGCCAGATGCCGTGCCGCTCACGGTCATTCCGCTGGAAAACCCGGACGGGTACGCCCTCTTCGACTGGCTTTGCCGCGAGCAGCACCCGGCGCACATGCACCACGCCGCCCGGTATACCGCCCTGGGTGACGACTTGGAGTACCGCCCACATCCCCACCACGAACGGGCGGGGCGGGCGGCAGCGCTGGCCGGGGAACCGCGTCTGCACGTCAATTTGCACGGCTACCCCGCACACGAGTGGGCGCGACCCCTGGCCGGGTACGTGCCGCGCGGCTTCGAGGCCTGGACGCTGCCCAAGGGCTTTTGCCTGATTTTCCGTCACCGACCTGGTGAGGAGGCGCGGGCCGGGGCGCTGGCGAGCTTCATCACGGGGGAACTGGCCCGGCAGCCCGACCTGATGGCCCTGAACGCCCGGCAACTCGCCGTGTACGAGGCGCACACCAGCCTGCGCCCCTACCGCGTGATTCACAGCACGCCCTGCCTGTTCACGGCGCACGACACACTCGATGGCCCACTGGTGCTGCTCACCGAGTACCCGGACGAAACCGTGACTGGCCCGGCGTTCCTGCTGGGTCAGCGGGCGCAGTTCGCGGTGATTCAGGCGGCGCTGGCGTGGCTTGAACGCTCCAGCGGCTAG
- the purQ gene encoding phosphoribosylformylglycinamidine synthase subunit PurQ, whose translation MKTAVIQFPGSNCDADALHAARLLLDKDATFVWHTETALPEGTELVFLPGGFSYGDHLRSGAIAARSPIMTAVKAHAEAGGYVLGVCNGFQVLTESGLLPGALSRNKDLHFMCKPVHLRVENNKTNFSRAYTEGQTLEIPIAHGEGNYYADAATIAELEEQGRVVFRYTDNPNGSLNDIAGIVNERGNVLGMMPHPERAVELLLGSEDGRGVFQSLTGK comes from the coding sequence ATGAAAACCGCAGTCATTCAATTTCCCGGCAGCAACTGCGACGCGGACGCCCTGCACGCCGCCCGTCTTCTGCTGGACAAAGACGCCACGTTCGTGTGGCACACCGAAACCGCTTTGCCCGAAGGCACCGAACTGGTGTTCCTCCCCGGCGGCTTCAGCTACGGCGACCACCTCCGCAGCGGCGCGATTGCGGCCCGCAGCCCGATCATGACTGCCGTGAAGGCCCACGCCGAGGCGGGTGGGTACGTACTGGGTGTGTGCAACGGCTTTCAGGTGCTGACCGAAAGTGGCCTGCTGCCCGGCGCCCTCTCGCGCAACAAAGACCTGCACTTCATGTGCAAACCCGTGCACCTGCGCGTCGAGAACAATAAAACCAACTTCAGCCGCGCCTACACCGAAGGGCAAACACTGGAAATTCCCATTGCCCACGGTGAGGGCAACTACTACGCCGACGCCGCCACCATTGCCGAACTCGAGGAACAGGGCCGCGTGGTGTTCCGCTACACCGACAACCCCAACGGCAGCCTCAACGACATCGCCGGAATCGTGAACGAGCGCGGCAACGTGCTGGGCATGATGCCTCACCCCGAACGCGCCGTGGAACTCCTGCTGGGCAGCGAAGACGGCCGTGGCGTGTTCCAGAGTTTAACTGGGAAATAA
- a CDS encoding acyl-CoA thioesterase → MTEKRAPAPTTPAPRSRARMLELVFPSDTNYLGTAFGGWVLSLMDKAASVAAVRHSGANVVTARMDAVDFHVPIRVGEAVALDARVIKVGRTSMTVQVDVYRENMKSGEQQLATNGLFVFVAVDEQGQPRPVPPLQEGDGEVSTDPEARP, encoded by the coding sequence ATGACCGAGAAACGCGCCCCCGCCCCCACCACGCCTGCCCCCAGAAGTCGCGCCCGCATGCTGGAACTGGTGTTTCCCAGCGACACCAATTACCTGGGCACGGCCTTCGGCGGCTGGGTGCTGTCGCTGATGGACAAGGCCGCCAGCGTCGCGGCGGTGCGGCACTCCGGCGCCAATGTCGTGACCGCCCGCATGGACGCCGTGGACTTCCACGTGCCCATTCGCGTGGGCGAAGCGGTGGCGCTGGACGCCCGCGTAATCAAGGTGGGGCGCACCAGCATGACCGTGCAGGTGGACGTGTACCGCGAGAACATGAAGTCCGGCGAGCAGCAACTCGCCACCAACGGCCTGTTCGTGTTCGTGGCGGTGGACGAGCAGGGCCAGCCCCGCCCCGTGCCACCCCTGCAAGAAGGCGACGGTGAGGTGAGCACCGATCCGGAAGCCCGCCCATGA
- the purL gene encoding phosphoribosylformylglycinamidine synthase subunit PurL: MTQSTQSLRDRAGTFGLTVEEFDLAAQQMGREPNALEAAIIGAMWSEHCGYKNSRPLFRHFPTTGPQVLQGPGENAGVVDIGDGWGVAFKMESHNHPSAVEPVQGAATGVGGILRDIFAMGARPFAVLDSLRFGNPDSPRTKFLVNGVVDGIAHYGNAIGVPTVGGEVTFHPSYQENPLVNVMALGIMRHEDLAKGTMGAVGNQIVYVGSKTGRDGLGGAVFASADLSDASQADRPAVQVGDPFMEKLLLEATLEAIQAGLVAGVQDMGAAGLVSSTCEMAYRAELGITMNLDKVPTREEGMVPMELCLSESQERMILVPVPGLEQELHDLLAKWELDVVTIGQVEEHNNYRLTWKGEVVCDLPVALLNEAPKYTREGVESEEIRAKREMDLSGVAVPADLGAVLVDLLSHPTIASKRPIFERYDHQVMTNTVVVPGAADAAVMRVKGSEMGVAATSDCNPRFVYLDPYTGAAAAVAEAARNLACVGATPLAITDNLNFGNPHRLDVYYQLQQAVHGIADACKTLNTPVTGGNVSLYNQYVEAASDGGQRTVAIHPTPTIGMVGVLPNVERRASLDLKAGKHTLILLGNHADSIGASQYLETVHHLEAGQVPALDLNLEQQVLSATIALIQAGVTTTAHDCAEGGLAVALAEMAIAGGRGLKVTLEAPESTRADALLFGEAHSRIIVAVQDAQITKAAAILNDLNVPHTILGESFDEPHNVTIALPGQHVHLSVNLETLKKAWEEPLKGILE, encoded by the coding sequence ATGACCCAATCGACCCAATCCCTTCGTGACCGTGCCGGCACCTTCGGCCTGACCGTAGAAGAATTCGACCTGGCCGCGCAGCAGATGGGCCGCGAGCCCAACGCGCTGGAAGCCGCCATCATCGGCGCGATGTGGTCCGAGCACTGCGGCTACAAGAACAGCCGCCCGCTGTTCCGCCATTTCCCCACCACGGGCCCGCAGGTGCTGCAAGGCCCCGGCGAAAACGCTGGTGTGGTGGACATCGGCGACGGCTGGGGCGTGGCGTTCAAGATGGAAAGCCATAATCACCCGAGTGCCGTTGAACCGGTGCAGGGCGCGGCGACCGGCGTGGGCGGCATTCTGCGCGACATCTTCGCCATGGGGGCGCGGCCCTTCGCGGTGCTGGACAGCTTACGTTTCGGTAACCCGGACAGCCCACGCACGAAGTTTCTGGTGAACGGCGTGGTGGACGGTATCGCTCATTACGGCAACGCCATTGGCGTGCCCACGGTGGGCGGCGAGGTCACCTTCCACCCCAGCTATCAGGAAAACCCGCTGGTCAACGTGATGGCGCTGGGCATCATGCGCCACGAGGATCTGGCGAAAGGAACGATGGGCGCGGTGGGCAACCAGATCGTGTACGTGGGCAGCAAGACCGGGCGCGACGGTCTGGGCGGAGCGGTGTTCGCGTCCGCTGACCTGAGTGACGCCTCGCAGGCCGATCGTCCGGCGGTGCAGGTCGGTGACCCGTTCATGGAAAAGCTGCTGCTGGAAGCCACGCTGGAAGCCATTCAGGCGGGACTGGTGGCGGGCGTGCAGGACATGGGCGCCGCCGGGCTGGTCAGCAGCACCTGCGAGATGGCATACCGCGCCGAACTGGGCATCACCATGAACCTGGACAAGGTGCCGACCCGCGAGGAAGGCATGGTGCCCATGGAGCTCTGCCTGTCCGAGTCGCAGGAGCGCATGATTCTGGTGCCGGTGCCGGGCCTGGAGCAGGAACTGCACGACCTGCTGGCGAAGTGGGAACTGGACGTGGTCACGATTGGCCAGGTGGAGGAGCACAACAATTATCGCCTGACGTGGAAGGGCGAGGTGGTGTGTGACCTGCCGGTGGCCCTCTTGAACGAAGCACCCAAATACACCCGCGAGGGCGTGGAGTCCGAGGAAATCAGGGCCAAACGCGAGATGGACTTGAGTGGCGTGGCGGTTCCGGCTGACCTGGGGGCCGTGCTCGTTGATCTGCTGAGCCACCCGACCATTGCCAGCAAACGCCCGATTTTCGAGCGCTACGACCATCAGGTGATGACCAACACGGTGGTGGTGCCCGGCGCCGCCGACGCTGCCGTGATGCGCGTGAAAGGCTCCGAGATGGGCGTGGCCGCCACCAGCGACTGCAACCCGCGCTTCGTGTACCTCGACCCGTACACCGGGGCCGCCGCCGCCGTGGCCGAGGCGGCCCGCAACCTCGCCTGCGTGGGCGCGACCCCGCTGGCGATCACCGACAACCTGAACTTCGGCAACCCGCACCGCCTGGACGTGTACTACCAGCTGCAACAGGCCGTTCATGGCATCGCGGACGCCTGCAAGACGCTGAACACGCCCGTCACCGGGGGGAATGTCAGCCTTTACAACCAGTACGTCGAGGCTGCATCTGATGGGGGGCAGCGCACCGTCGCCATTCACCCCACCCCCACGATTGGCATGGTGGGCGTGTTGCCGAATGTGGAACGCCGCGCCAGCCTGGACCTGAAAGCCGGTAAGCACACCCTGATCCTGCTGGGAAACCACGCCGACAGCATCGGGGCCAGCCAGTACCTGGAAACCGTGCACCACCTCGAAGCCGGGCAGGTGCCTGCACTTGACCTGAACCTGGAGCAGCAGGTGCTGAGTGCCACGATTGCCCTGATCCAGGCGGGCGTGACCACCACCGCGCACGACTGCGCCGAAGGCGGGCTGGCTGTGGCCCTGGCCGAAATGGCCATCGCGGGCGGACGCGGCCTGAAAGTCACCCTTGAGGCCCCAGAGAGCACCCGCGCCGACGCCCTGCTGTTCGGTGAAGCGCACAGCCGAATTATCGTTGCCGTGCAGGACGCGCAAATCACGAAGGCCGCCGCCATTCTGAACGACCTGAACGTCCCCCACACCATCCTCGGCGAGAGCTTCGATGAGCCGCACAACGTCACTATTGCCCTGCCCGGTCAGCACGTACACTTGAGCGTGAACCTCGAAACGCTGAAAAAAGCCTGGGAAGAGCCGCTGAAAGGAATTCTGGAATGA
- a CDS encoding SMP-30/gluconolactonase/LRE family protein, translating to MTLQATRPEFLDLFPPGATPEQLADGFTWTEGPVYLPDRQAVIFSDVRTNKTWRYTDAGQLEVEADPSDHQNGHCLDVAGRLVACSHGLRALVRQDEPGGPWTTLADRFEGQKLNSPNDVCRHPDGSLWFSDPTYGIDKPEEGYGGRMELPGRWVFRLAPDGTLSAPIRDRSKPNGLAFQDAQTLLLADTGDGQVYRYAVEPDGRAGCQGVHFRVTPGKTDGLRIDEAGRIWSSAGDGVHVLTPDGKTELGRIPTPQTCSNLCFGGPTGQMLYMTVSTGFWRIQTNVRGL from the coding sequence ATGACCCTGCAAGCCACCCGGCCTGAATTCCTCGATCTGTTCCCACCGGGGGCCACCCCCGAGCAACTGGCGGACGGGTTCACCTGGACGGAAGGCCCGGTGTACCTGCCAGACCGTCAGGCCGTGATTTTCAGCGACGTGCGCACCAACAAGACCTGGCGCTACACCGACGCCGGGCAGTTAGAGGTGGAGGCCGACCCCAGCGACCACCAGAACGGCCACTGCCTGGACGTGGCGGGCCGGTTGGTGGCCTGCTCGCACGGGTTACGCGCCCTGGTGCGCCAGGACGAGCCCGGCGGCCCGTGGACGACCCTGGCCGACCGCTTCGAGGGCCAGAAACTGAACAGCCCCAACGATGTCTGCCGGCACCCGGACGGCAGCCTGTGGTTTTCGGACCCCACCTACGGCATCGACAAACCCGAGGAAGGGTACGGCGGCCGCATGGAACTGCCGGGCCGCTGGGTGTTTCGCCTTGCGCCGGACGGTACCCTGAGCGCCCCCATCCGTGACCGCAGCAAGCCCAACGGCCTGGCCTTTCAGGACGCGCAGACATTGCTGCTGGCCGATACGGGCGACGGCCAGGTGTACCGTTACGCAGTCGAACCGGACGGCCGCGCCGGGTGCCAGGGCGTTCACTTCCGCGTAACGCCCGGCAAGACGGACGGCCTGCGGATCGACGAGGCGGGCCGCATCTGGAGCAGTGCCGGGGACGGCGTTCACGTCCTGACGCCCGACGGGAAAACCGAACTGGGGCGTATTCCCACGCCGCAGACGTGCAGCAACCTGTGCTTCGGCGGCCCCACCGGCCAGATGCTGTACATGACCGTCAGTACGGGGTTCTGGCGCATACAGACGAACGTGCGCGGCCTGTGA
- a CDS encoding YwbE family protein produces the protein MPLLRSEIRPGLTVDIVQKQDQPSGKLTRGVVAQLLTRSPSHPHGIKVKLTTGQVGRVQAVLSPA, from the coding sequence ATGCCGCTCCTGCGTTCCGAGATTCGCCCTGGCCTAACCGTAGACATCGTGCAAAAGCAGGATCAGCCCAGCGGGAAACTGACGCGCGGCGTGGTGGCGCAGCTCCTCACGCGCTCGCCTTCGCACCCGCACGGCATCAAGGTGAAGTTGACCACTGGACAGGTAGGACGCGTGCAGGCGGTGCTTTCGCCGGCCTGA
- a CDS encoding cupin domain-containing protein encodes MTQADWHDTVRRAAGQAYLNEELAQTNNHAVNVSVFQGQYPWHVHPDSDETFAVLEGKLVLDVDGKGEVTLRPGQVYTVPAGVKHRSRGEEDRTVNLSFGVKNRETIFLEELK; translated from the coding sequence GTGACCCAGGCCGACTGGCACGACACGGTGCGCCGCGCTGCCGGTCAGGCTTACCTGAATGAGGAACTGGCCCAGACGAACAACCACGCGGTGAACGTCAGTGTCTTCCAGGGGCAGTACCCCTGGCACGTCCACCCGGACAGTGATGAAACGTTTGCTGTTCTGGAAGGGAAACTGGTGCTGGATGTCGACGGAAAAGGCGAAGTGACCCTGCGGCCCGGTCAGGTATACACCGTTCCCGCCGGAGTCAAGCACCGTTCGCGTGGTGAAGAGGACAGAACCGTCAACCTGAGTTTCGGCGTGAAGAACCGCGAAACGATCTTTCTAGAGGAACTGAAATGA
- a CDS encoding class I SAM-dependent methyltransferase, translating into MPDLTPAQRSNFLPVTAWGYAWWRAHSLSLLSGEPFSLTREACLFQAICAPQAEQHWLDAGTSAGFYAGVLARAGCRVTAADLSTTMLRVAAQRERAPLIAWERVNIEQNGWPDGSFDGVKVGATLNETAHPDVFLHQLERVLKPGGHLWLMFVPATGGLGQRGLSRLGGLFFPDPSWVERHLPRCTLVHAFRVGRVQFMALVRS; encoded by the coding sequence ATGCCTGACCTGACGCCGGCACAACGCAGCAATTTTCTGCCGGTGACGGCCTGGGGGTACGCGTGGTGGCGTGCCCACTCCCTGTCGCTGCTGTCCGGTGAGCCGTTCAGTCTGACGCGCGAAGCCTGTCTTTTTCAGGCGATCTGCGCTCCACAGGCGGAGCAGCACTGGCTGGATGCCGGCACCAGTGCGGGCTTTTACGCGGGCGTGCTGGCACGGGCGGGGTGCCGGGTCACGGCGGCGGATCTGAGCACAACGATGTTGCGCGTGGCGGCGCAGCGCGAGAGGGCTCCCCTGATCGCGTGGGAGCGCGTGAATATAGAGCAAAACGGCTGGCCGGACGGCTCTTTCGATGGCGTGAAGGTGGGCGCGACCTTGAATGAAACGGCCCACCCGGACGTGTTTCTGCACCAGCTGGAACGGGTGCTGAAACCAGGCGGCCACCTGTGGTTGATGTTCGTGCCGGCAACGGGCGGGCTGGGCCAGCGGGGCCTTTCCCGGCTGGGTGGGCTGTTCTTCCCTGACCCCTCCTGGGTGGAGCGGCACCTGCCGCGCTGCACGCTTGTTCACGCCTTCCGGGTCGGCCGGGTACAGTTCATGGCGCTGGTCAGGTCGTAA
- a CDS encoding addiction module toxin RelE, whose translation MPRTWSNKDERQYQHVRESELAAGKSAEEAGGIASRTVNKHRREEGRTPNKRSMGTGNPDKPLGELTRDELYNRARERGMAGRSHMSKAELMAALKD comes from the coding sequence ATGCCCAGAACGTGGAGTAACAAGGATGAACGCCAGTACCAACATGTCAGGGAAAGTGAACTGGCCGCCGGGAAAAGCGCGGAGGAAGCCGGGGGAATTGCCTCCCGCACGGTGAACAAGCACCGCCGTGAGGAGGGCCGCACGCCGAACAAACGCAGCATGGGCACCGGCAACCCGGATAAACCCCTGGGCGAGTTGACGCGCGATGAACTGTACAACCGCGCCAGGGAGCGGGGAATGGCCGGGCGCAGCCACATGAGCAAGGCGGAACTGATGGCCGCCCTGAAGGACTGA
- the purF gene encoding amidophosphoribosyltransferase, whose protein sequence is MIFDPATDKPQDECGVFGMYSAPPNDLAWLTYMGLFALQHRGQEAAGMCVSDGEKFHVEKDLGLVTQVFDERRLDSVRLANARVSIGHVRYSTTGSNLRFNAQPLTTRTNKGILGLAHNGNFVNALEVRAEMLNEGALFATTNDSEVMLNLIARESRLDLVEATAAAMKRLKGGYACVLMSRTQLIGFRDPHGVRPLVIGQRGDDAWVLASEPCALYAVGARLIRDVQPGELVWFDRTGLHSLMVDARQPTPCSFEWIYFARSDSRLDGVDTHESRIRMGMQLAREKPVDADVVVPVPDSGIGAAIGYARESGIPFDYGLYKNPYAGRTFIAPTQEARELKVKMKLSPTSAVKGKRVVLIDDSIVRGTTSRQIVNLLREAGATEVHFRVSSPPITHPCFYGIDTAARKELVASTHSIEEIRDLINADTLAFISEQGLRQAIGGPGICSACFTGDYPAGTPLLNDVDKLALEV, encoded by the coding sequence ATGATTTTCGACCCGGCCACCGATAAGCCGCAGGACGAGTGCGGTGTCTTTGGCATGTACTCCGCGCCGCCCAACGATCTGGCGTGGCTCACATACATGGGGCTCTTTGCATTGCAGCACCGTGGGCAGGAAGCGGCGGGCATGTGCGTGTCGGACGGTGAGAAGTTCCACGTGGAGAAGGATCTGGGCCTGGTGACCCAGGTGTTCGACGAGCGCCGCCTGGACAGTGTGCGCCTGGCGAATGCGCGGGTCAGTATTGGGCACGTGCGCTACAGCACCACGGGTTCCAACCTGCGTTTCAACGCGCAGCCGCTGACGACGCGCACGAATAAGGGCATTCTGGGCCTGGCCCACAACGGCAATTTCGTGAACGCGCTGGAGGTTCGGGCAGAAATGCTGAACGAAGGTGCCCTGTTCGCCACCACGAACGACAGCGAAGTGATGCTGAACCTGATTGCGCGGGAAAGTCGCCTGGATCTGGTGGAGGCCACGGCCGCCGCCATGAAGCGGTTGAAAGGCGGGTACGCCTGCGTCCTCATGAGCCGCACGCAACTGATCGGGTTCCGTGACCCGCACGGTGTGCGTCCCCTGGTGATCGGTCAGCGCGGCGACGACGCGTGGGTACTGGCCTCCGAACCGTGTGCCCTGTATGCCGTGGGGGCGCGGCTGATTCGGGACGTGCAACCGGGGGAACTGGTGTGGTTCGACCGCACCGGCCTGCACAGCCTGATGGTGGACGCCCGCCAGCCCACCCCATGCAGTTTCGAATGGATTTACTTCGCCCGCAGCGACAGCCGCCTGGACGGCGTGGACACGCACGAGAGCCGCATTCGTATGGGCATGCAACTCGCCCGCGAGAAACCCGTGGACGCCGATGTCGTCGTTCCCGTGCCCGACAGTGGCATCGGCGCCGCCATCGGCTACGCCCGCGAAAGCGGCATTCCCTTCGATTACGGCCTGTACAAGAACCCCTACGCGGGCCGCACCTTCATTGCCCCCACGCAGGAAGCGCGCGAGCTGAAGGTCAAAATGAAGCTCTCCCCCACCAGCGCCGTGAAGGGAAAGCGGGTCGTGCTGATCGACGACAGCATCGTGCGCGGCACCACCAGCCGCCAGATCGTGAACCTGCTGCGCGAAGCCGGCGCCACCGAAGTTCACTTCCGCGTCAGCAGCCCGCCCATCACGCACCCGTGCTTCTACGGCATCGACACGGCCGCCCGCAAGGAACTGGTGGCCAGTACGCACAGCATCGAGGAAATCCGCGACCTCATCAATGCGGACACGCTGGCGTTCATCAGTGAGCAGGGCCTCCGGCAGGCCATCGGCGGCCCCGGCATCTGCTCCGCGTGTTTTACCGGGGATTACCCCGCCGGCACGCCACTCCTGAACGACGTGGATAAGCTGGCGTTAGAGGTCTGA
- a CDS encoding MOSC domain-containing protein: protein MPEPVGHLKELFRYPIKSLGGEIITHSEVTGRGLTGDRFWAVEDENGKFGSGKSTRRFRQMNGLLHFRAFSRRETPVLVLPDRTELDATSDEAATILSEHTGKTVSVTPERGISHFDEGAIHFITTSALLLLRDKHGSDVDVRRFRPNIVLDTGTQPRHLEADWLGQRLSIGASLVLEVAYLMPRCVMVNMAQHDLGEDNHVLKTISKINPEVCFGAFARVIRTGQIRLGDTAQLI, encoded by the coding sequence ATGCCTGAACCCGTTGGCCACCTCAAGGAACTGTTCCGCTACCCCATCAAGTCGCTTGGTGGGGAAATAATCACGCACTCTGAAGTGACAGGGCGTGGTCTGACGGGGGACCGTTTCTGGGCGGTGGAAGACGAGAATGGCAAATTTGGCTCGGGCAAAAGCACGCGCCGATTCAGGCAAATGAATGGCCTGCTGCATTTCCGCGCCTTCTCCCGTAGGGAGACGCCCGTACTGGTGCTTCCTGACAGAACGGAACTGGATGCCACTTCCGATGAGGCCGCCACCATCCTGAGCGAACATACGGGCAAAACCGTTTCGGTCACGCCTGAACGCGGCATCTCTCACTTCGACGAGGGGGCCATTCACTTCATCACGACTTCTGCGCTGTTGCTCCTGCGCGACAAGCACGGGTCAGACGTGGATGTGCGGCGCTTCCGTCCGAACATCGTGCTGGACACGGGAACGCAGCCCAGGCACCTGGAGGCCGACTGGCTGGGCCAACGCCTGAGCATCGGGGCTTCGCTGGTGCTGGAAGTCGCCTATCTGATGCCGCGCTGCGTCATGGTGAACATGGCCCAGCACGATCTGGGCGAGGATAACCACGTGCTGAAGACCATTTCAAAAATCAACCCGGAAGTCTGCTTTGGCGCCTTTGCCAGAGTGATTCGAACGGGCCAGATCAGGCTGGGCGACACCGCCCAACTTATTTAA